One window of Impatiens glandulifera unplaced genomic scaffold, dImpGla2.1, whole genome shotgun sequence genomic DNA carries:
- the LOC124917309 gene encoding probable receptor-like protein kinase At1g80640: protein MNSKRRFFIAVIVSSTAICVILFSLLCFWIYQRRKLFKVHQKWSTGSIESYSLKKSSSEKNPVTLMAYDQLELGTKNFEEDSILGIGGFGHVYKADLPNNLQAAVKKLNGTTQDAIREFETEVTLLSKAQHPNIISLLGYSIHGETRLLVYELMQNRSLEVHLHGSSHGSSLSWHRRVKIAFDTARGLEYLHNQCKPSIIHRDLKSSNILLDSNFNAKISDFGLAITDGTQKKKSVKLSGTVGYVAPEYLLDGILTDKSDVYAFGIVLLELLLGRKPLEKLAPAKCQSIVTWAMPQLTDRTMLPTIVDPVIKDTMDLKHLYQVAAVAVLCVQSEPIYRPLIKDVLHSLVPLVPFELGGTLRE from the exons ATGAATTCCAAAAGAAGGTTTTTTATAGCCGTCATTGTTTCATCCACCGCGATTTGTGTCATCTTATTCTCGCTCTTATGTTTCTGGATTTATCAGAGAAGGAAGTTGTTCAAAGTTCATCAGAAATGGTCTACTGGCTCAATTGAATCGTATTCATTGAAAAAGTCGAGTTCTGAAAAGAACCCAGTAACTTTAATGGCGTACGATCAACTCGAATTAGGAACGAAGAACTTTGAAGAAGATAGTATTTTGGGAATCGGTGGTTTTGGACATGTTTATAAAGCTGATTTACCTAACAATTTACAAGCTGCTGTGAAGAAACTAAACGGTACTACTCAAGACGCCATTAGAGAATTCGAG ACTGAAGTGACCTTGTTGAGTAAAGCGCAGCAtccaaatataatttctttattaggTTACAGCATCCATGGCGAAACAAGGCTTCTGGTTTATGAATTGATGCAAAACAGGTCATTGGAAGTTCATTTACATG gttcttcacatggatcttcCTTATCATGGCATCGTCGAGTCAAGATTGCATTTGATACTGCAAG GGGACTTGAATATCTACATAATCAGTGTAAACCATCTATAATTCATAGAGATCTGAAATCATCAAATATCCTTCTTGATTCAAACTTCAATGCCAAG ATTTCAGATTTCGGTCTTGCAATCACAGATGGGACCCAAAAGAAGAAAAGCGTGAAGCTCTCGGGTACTGTGGGGTATGTTGCGCCCGAGTATCTTTTAGATG gtatTTTGACTGATAAAAGTGATGTGTATGCTTTTGGAATTGTACTTTTGGAGCTTCTACTTGGAAGAAAGCCATTAGAGAAACTTGCTCCAGCTAAATGCCAGTCAATTGTTACATGG GCTATGCCTCAGCTGACTGATAGAACGATGCTCCCAACCATCGTCGATCCTGTGATAAAAGATACTATGGATTTAAAACACTTATATCAG GTTGCGGCTGTAGCTGTATTGTGCGTGCAATCGGAACCAATTTATCGTCCTTTGATTAAGGATGTTTTGCATTCGCTCGTTCCTCTAGTTCCCTTTGAGCTTGGTGGTACTCTAAGAGAATAA